One Owenweeksia hongkongensis DSM 17368 genomic region harbors:
- a CDS encoding helix-turn-helix domain-containing protein: protein MKDNGYVKRTQKDYSLNFKLQVVQEIERGELSQHGAVRKYGIQARSTVLSWLRKYGNFDWENQTPIQMPKTPEQKLMELEQKVRLLEKQKKQLEHQIERADKKAIIFDMMIDIAEKEYNIPIRKNSLPEQSTNTKNTTKKA from the coding sequence ATGAAAGACAATGGCTACGTAAAGCGTACACAAAAAGATTACAGCTTAAACTTCAAGCTGCAAGTTGTCCAAGAAATAGAACGGGGCGAGTTAAGTCAGCATGGAGCAGTCCGAAAATATGGCATTCAGGCTCGCAGTACTGTGCTGAGTTGGTTAAGAAAGTATGGTAACTTTGATTGGGAAAATCAAACTCCAATACAAATGCCCAAAACTCCAGAACAAAAACTGATGGAACTAGAGCAAAAAGTTCGGCTATTAGAAAAGCAGAAAAAGCAGCTGGAACATCAAATAGAACGAGCCGACAAAAAGGCGATCATCTTTGATATGATGATAGATATAGCCGAGAAAGAGTACAATATTCCAATCAGAAAAAACTCCTTACCCGAACAGTCAACCAATACAAAGAACACTACCAAGAAAGCCTAA
- a CDS encoding bifunctional aconitate hydratase 2/2-methylisocitrate dehydratase: MTYNDYIKEIEERKGEGLHPKPIDSAELLSEIIAQIKDTSNAHRKDSLQFFIYNTLPGTTPAAGAKAKFLKEIILGESVVEEITPAFAFELLSHMKGGPSIKVLLDLALGNDTNIASEAAKVLKTQVFLYDADMARLEEAYNAGNAVAKDLLESYAKAEFFTKLPEVDEEIDIVTFIAGVGDISTDLLSPGGDAHSRSDRELHGQCIFEHNKEMQKQLSELKAAHPDKRVMLIAEKGTMGVGSSRMSGVNNVALWTGIQSSPYVPFINMAPIIAGTNGISPIFLTTVGVTGGIGIDLKNWVKQKDADGNTVVNADGEPVLEQTYSVETGTVLTINTKEKKLYNGDKELMNISPSLTPQKVEFIKAGGSYAVVFGKKLQTFAAKTLGIEAPQVYAASKEISKEGQGLTAVEKIFNKNAVGTTPGKTLHAGSDVRVEVNIVGSQDTTGLMTSQELEAMAATTISPIVDGAYQSGCHTASVWDKKAQANIPKLMSFMNDFGLITARDPKGKYHAMTDVIHKVLNDITVSDWDIIIGGDSHTRMSKGVAFGADSGTVALALATGEASMPIPESVKVTFTGEMKSYMDFRDVVHATQQQMLKQFGGENVFQGRVIEVHIGTLNADQAFTFTDWTAEMKAKASICISEDETLIESLEMAKGRIQIMIDKGMDNEKQVLAGLIAKADKRIAEIRSGEKPALKADENAKYYAEVVVDLDVIAEPMIADPDVNNEDVSKRYTHDTIRPLSYYGGTKKVDLGFVGSCMVHKGDMKILAQMLKNIEAQQGKVEFNAPLVVAPPTYNIVDELKAEGDWEVLQKYSGFEFDDNNPKAAARTKYENMLYLERPGCNLCMGNQEKAEPGDTVMATSTRLFQGRVVKDSGEKKGESLLSSTPVVVLSTVLGRTPNLEEYEKAVEGIDLTKFKPSHKLLAN, encoded by the coding sequence ATGACTTACAACGATTACATCAAGGAGATTGAAGAAAGAAAAGGTGAGGGATTACACCCAAAACCTATTGATAGTGCTGAATTGCTTAGCGAAATTATCGCTCAAATTAAAGATACTAGCAATGCGCACAGAAAGGATTCTCTTCAATTCTTTATTTACAACACCCTACCTGGAACCACTCCTGCTGCAGGAGCTAAAGCCAAATTCTTAAAGGAAATTATTCTTGGTGAATCCGTTGTTGAAGAAATCACGCCTGCCTTTGCATTTGAGTTGTTATCTCACATGAAAGGTGGTCCTTCTATTAAAGTACTTCTTGACCTTGCTCTTGGTAATGATACCAACATTGCAAGCGAAGCAGCAAAAGTTCTTAAGACTCAGGTTTTCCTTTACGATGCTGATATGGCTCGTCTGGAAGAAGCTTACAATGCTGGAAATGCCGTTGCAAAAGATCTTTTGGAAAGCTATGCTAAAGCAGAGTTCTTTACCAAGCTTCCTGAAGTAGATGAAGAAATTGACATAGTAACCTTCATTGCAGGTGTAGGTGATATTTCTACAGATTTACTTTCCCCTGGTGGAGATGCTCACTCAAGATCAGATCGTGAATTACACGGCCAGTGTATTTTTGAACACAACAAAGAGATGCAGAAACAACTTTCTGAATTGAAAGCTGCTCACCCTGATAAGCGCGTTATGCTTATCGCTGAAAAGGGAACCATGGGAGTTGGTTCTTCAAGAATGTCTGGTGTAAATAACGTAGCATTATGGACAGGAATCCAATCCAGCCCTTATGTTCCGTTTATCAATATGGCCCCGATCATTGCAGGTACTAATGGAATTTCACCAATATTCCTAACCACCGTTGGTGTAACAGGAGGTATCGGAATTGACCTTAAAAACTGGGTAAAGCAAAAAGATGCTGATGGTAATACAGTGGTAAACGCTGATGGCGAGCCTGTATTGGAACAAACGTATTCTGTGGAAACAGGAACCGTTTTGACCATCAACACAAAAGAGAAAAAACTATACAATGGCGATAAGGAGTTGATGAATATTTCGCCTTCATTAACGCCACAAAAAGTAGAGTTTATCAAAGCTGGCGGATCTTATGCCGTGGTATTTGGTAAAAAACTACAAACATTCGCTGCTAAAACTTTGGGAATCGAGGCTCCTCAGGTATATGCCGCTTCTAAAGAAATCTCGAAAGAAGGTCAAGGTCTTACTGCTGTTGAAAAAATATTCAACAAGAATGCCGTTGGAACTACGCCAGGCAAAACTTTGCACGCAGGATCTGACGTTCGTGTAGAAGTGAATATTGTAGGATCTCAGGATACTACGGGGCTTATGACTTCTCAGGAATTAGAAGCCATGGCTGCTACTACCATTTCTCCAATTGTAGATGGAGCATACCAGTCTGGATGCCACACAGCTTCTGTTTGGGATAAGAAAGCACAGGCCAACATTCCTAAGTTGATGTCGTTTATGAACGACTTTGGTTTGATTACAGCTCGTGACCCTAAGGGTAAATATCACGCCATGACGGATGTAATTCACAAAGTATTGAATGACATTACTGTAAGTGATTGGGACATCATTATTGGCGGTGATTCCCACACGCGTATGTCAAAAGGTGTAGCTTTTGGAGCCGACTCTGGTACTGTGGCCCTTGCCCTTGCCACTGGTGAGGCTTCTATGCCAATTCCAGAATCTGTGAAAGTTACCTTTACAGGTGAAATGAAAAGCTACATGGATTTCCGTGATGTAGTGCATGCTACACAGCAGCAAATGCTGAAGCAATTTGGTGGAGAAAATGTTTTCCAAGGTAGAGTGATTGAAGTTCATATCGGAACTCTTAACGCTGACCAGGCATTTACATTCACCGACTGGACTGCTGAGATGAAAGCGAAAGCTTCTATCTGTATTTCAGAAGATGAGACGTTGATCGAATCTTTGGAAATGGCTAAGGGCAGAATTCAGATTATGATTGACAAAGGCATGGACAATGAAAAGCAAGTTCTTGCTGGCCTTATTGCTAAAGCTGATAAGCGAATTGCTGAAATCAGATCTGGTGAAAAACCTGCACTTAAGGCAGATGAAAATGCAAAATATTACGCAGAAGTGGTAGTAGACCTGGATGTGATTGCTGAGCCAATGATTGCTGACCCGGATGTGAATAACGAAGATGTTTCTAAGCGATATACACACGATACCATCAGACCGCTTTCTTACTATGGTGGTACTAAAAAAGTAGACCTTGGGTTCGTAGGATCTTGCATGGTTCACAAAGGAGACATGAAGATTCTTGCTCAAATGTTAAAGAATATAGAAGCGCAGCAAGGCAAAGTGGAATTTAATGCTCCCCTTGTAGTTGCTCCTCCTACTTATAATATTGTAGATGAATTGAAAGCTGAAGGCGACTGGGAAGTTTTACAGAAGTACTCAGGCTTTGAGTTTGATGATAACAATCCAAAAGCTGCAGCTCGTACCAAGTATGAAAACATGCTTTACCTAGAGCGCCCGGGATGTAACCTTTGTATGGGCAATCAAGAGAAAGCTGAGCCGGGAGATACGGTGATGGCAACCTCTACTCGTTTATTCCAAGGTAGAGTTGTAAAAGATTCTGGCGAGAAAAAAGGTGAATCCCTGCTTTCTTCTACTCCAGTGGTTGTGTTGTCTACAGTGCTGGGAAGAACGCCAAACTTAGAAGAGTATGAAAAAGCTGTTGAAGGCATTGACTTAACTAAGTTTAAACCTTCACATAAATTACTAGCAAACTAG
- a CDS encoding TonB-dependent receptor, producing the protein MKIKYTLSLVICLFFSALAFAQTGKVRGFVIDKESDAPIPFANVVVQGLSIGAVANDEGYFILSNVPLGKQTIEISFVGYETITEEVVVSEVRIASVKIYMGASSELLQDVEVSADRQERETKVLTGVVSLDPKEIQQFSVGGDADIIKAIQVLPGVVTTGDQGGQLYIRGGAPIQNLITLDGMIVYNPFHSIGFFSVFDADIIQSADVYSGGFNAEYGSRNSAVMDVRTRVANRKEMSGKVFASTYSSKLLLETPMGKKNERGMAPVSLMVSAKTSYLEQSSQIFYPYVETEYDGLPFNFTDVYAKLSSQSDNGSKFNVFGFSFDDGVRFASDNSIDWNSLGAGFNFTAVPASSSVLIDGGASYSNYEIVSIEGAGESPKESSISGFNGGLDFTYFLRENEQFKYGLEAITYRTALKLPAGDFLPKSEEIQNTTELGAYAQYKFTAKRLIIEPGFRVHYYGSQDEVSLEPRLGLKYTINDWLRLKASGGLYSQNLVASNSDRDVVNLFYGFLSGPDDVPSTFRGETIPTALQKAKHVVAGLEIEVSKEITLNIEGYIKDFDQITNVNRNQIYASDNNDPDIAEIYKTKYIVEQGLAQGIDLLATYRTKKLYLWAAYSLSKVTRDDGLQEYYPYFDRRHNLNLVGNYTFGEEGTWEFSLRYNFGTGFPFTPTQGYYSQLTFIDNTGNAQPSQDLTTTNGNPAVIYGDLNDKRLPNYHRVDLSIKKTITLKNENVLELSAGATNILNYENIFYWDREENKRVNQLPIMPTVSLMYSF; encoded by the coding sequence ATGAAAATAAAATATACTCTTTCATTAGTTATTTGCTTGTTTTTTAGCGCTTTGGCTTTTGCTCAAACTGGCAAGGTAAGAGGCTTTGTAATTGATAAAGAAAGTGACGCTCCCATTCCCTTTGCCAATGTAGTGGTGCAAGGTTTAAGTATTGGAGCTGTAGCCAATGATGAAGGTTACTTTATTCTATCCAATGTTCCATTAGGCAAACAAACCATAGAGATAAGTTTTGTAGGATACGAAACTATAACTGAAGAGGTAGTGGTTTCTGAGGTTAGAATCGCTTCTGTAAAGATATATATGGGTGCTTCATCAGAGCTTTTGCAGGATGTAGAGGTGAGTGCTGACAGGCAGGAAAGAGAAACCAAAGTATTGACTGGAGTAGTGAGTCTTGATCCAAAAGAAATTCAACAGTTTTCGGTTGGTGGTGATGCGGATATTATCAAAGCTATTCAGGTTTTACCTGGTGTGGTAACCACTGGAGACCAAGGAGGGCAGCTGTACATTCGTGGTGGCGCCCCAATTCAAAACCTTATTACGCTTGATGGGATGATTGTATATAATCCATTTCACTCTATTGGTTTTTTCTCAGTATTTGATGCAGATATAATTCAATCCGCAGATGTTTATTCCGGTGGTTTTAATGCTGAATATGGTAGCAGAAACAGTGCGGTGATGGATGTTCGCACACGGGTGGCTAATCGTAAAGAGATGAGCGGAAAAGTTTTTGCCAGTACTTATTCTTCTAAGTTACTCTTGGAAACTCCAATGGGAAAGAAGAACGAGAGAGGAATGGCCCCGGTCTCATTAATGGTTTCAGCCAAAACTTCATATTTGGAACAAAGTAGCCAAATATTTTACCCTTATGTGGAAACAGAATATGATGGACTTCCATTTAACTTTACTGATGTATATGCTAAGCTGAGCAGCCAGTCTGATAACGGAAGTAAGTTTAACGTATTCGGTTTTTCATTTGATGACGGAGTAAGATTTGCGTCAGATAATAGCATTGACTGGAATTCACTTGGTGCAGGATTTAATTTTACTGCGGTACCGGCAAGCTCTTCTGTATTGATTGATGGAGGTGCCAGTTATTCTAACTATGAAATAGTTTCTATAGAAGGCGCAGGAGAATCACCCAAGGAAAGTTCAATAAGTGGCTTTAATGGAGGTTTGGACTTTACCTATTTCCTGCGCGAAAATGAGCAGTTTAAATATGGACTGGAGGCCATTACTTACCGAACTGCATTGAAGCTTCCAGCTGGAGACTTTTTGCCAAAAAGTGAAGAAATACAGAATACTACAGAGCTTGGAGCATATGCTCAATATAAGTTTACCGCAAAAAGATTAATAATTGAACCAGGTTTTAGGGTTCATTATTATGGCTCTCAAGATGAAGTTTCTTTGGAGCCTAGATTAGGTTTAAAATATACTATTAATGACTGGCTTAGACTTAAGGCTTCAGGAGGTTTGTATTCTCAAAACTTAGTTGCCTCCAACTCAGACAGGGATGTGGTGAACCTATTTTACGGATTTTTAAGTGGTCCGGACGATGTGCCAAGTACATTTAGAGGTGAAACCATTCCTACTGCTTTACAAAAGGCAAAGCATGTGGTAGCAGGGTTAGAAATTGAAGTATCAAAAGAAATCACATTGAACATTGAAGGGTACATAAAAGACTTTGATCAAATCACTAATGTTAACAGAAATCAGATTTACGCGTCAGACAATAATGATCCTGACATTGCAGAGATCTACAAGACTAAATATATTGTAGAGCAGGGTTTAGCTCAGGGTATTGATTTACTCGCCACCTATCGTACTAAAAAGCTATACTTGTGGGCGGCCTATTCGCTTAGTAAAGTTACCCGTGATGATGGTCTTCAGGAATACTATCCTTACTTTGATAGACGCCATAATTTAAACTTGGTGGGTAACTACACTTTTGGTGAAGAGGGTACTTGGGAATTTAGCCTGAGATATAATTTTGGTACAGGTTTTCCATTTACACCAACTCAAGGCTACTATAGTCAGTTGACATTTATTGATAATACAGGAAATGCGCAGCCATCTCAAGACCTTACGACCACCAATGGAAATCCTGCGGTTATTTATGGTGACTTGAACGATAAAAGGCTTCCAAACTATCACCGTGTGGATTTGTCAATCAAGAAAACAATTACACTTAAAAATGAAAACGTACTTGAGCTTTCAGCTGGAGCAACTAATATTTTGAACTACGAAAACATTTTTTATTGGGATAGAGAGGAGAATAAGCGTGTGAACCAATTGCCAATCATGCCAACTGTATCTCTTATGTACAGCTTTTAA
- a CDS encoding class I SAM-dependent rRNA methyltransferase — MNYNTISLKKGKEKFLHRKHPWIFSGAFKELPQDFEEGSIVEVLDFKGNFQALGFFHRKSIAVNILSFEPVENVEDLIIQKIKKALDYRYQTEVLKNNYTDCCRLVFGEGDNLPGLIIDKYADTAVIQIHLEGWIPYLQLIADTLMKEGHINHVFSKPADKISVPHNMIGTLAGESSKTVALEHGLKFNIDWEGGQKTGFFIDQRENRKRLTDFSKGKKVLNTFSYSGGFSIYALKAGAELAVSVDISEAAVQLANENAELNNVADRHKGIASDVFEHLKNDGDQYDVIILDPPAFAKNHRSVHNAVQGYKRLNLAAMKKIKEGGIIFTFSCSQHVGAQLFEDTLRAAAIESGRNIKIMDRLTQPVDHPINIYHPEGEYLKGFILHIS, encoded by the coding sequence ATGAATTATAATACCATCAGCCTAAAGAAAGGCAAGGAGAAATTTCTGCACCGCAAGCACCCTTGGATATTTTCAGGTGCGTTTAAGGAGTTACCTCAAGACTTTGAAGAAGGCTCAATTGTAGAAGTTTTAGATTTTAAAGGAAACTTCCAAGCGCTGGGGTTCTTCCATCGCAAAAGCATTGCTGTAAACATTCTTTCTTTTGAGCCTGTAGAAAATGTGGAAGACCTTATTATTCAAAAAATAAAAAAGGCACTGGACTACCGCTATCAAACTGAAGTGTTAAAAAATAACTACACCGATTGCTGCCGCCTGGTATTTGGAGAAGGTGATAATCTTCCGGGCCTCATTATCGACAAATACGCTGATACGGCCGTTATCCAAATTCACCTTGAAGGATGGATACCTTATTTGCAGCTGATTGCTGACACCCTGATGAAGGAAGGTCACATCAATCATGTTTTCAGCAAACCCGCTGATAAAATTTCTGTTCCGCATAATATGATAGGAACCCTTGCTGGGGAAAGTTCAAAAACTGTAGCATTAGAGCATGGGCTCAAATTCAATATTGATTGGGAAGGTGGACAAAAGACAGGTTTCTTTATTGATCAAAGGGAAAACCGGAAGCGCCTGACAGATTTCAGCAAAGGAAAAAAAGTGCTAAATACCTTTTCCTATAGTGGAGGTTTTTCAATCTATGCCCTGAAAGCTGGTGCTGAATTAGCCGTTTCTGTAGATATTTCGGAAGCTGCCGTGCAGTTGGCTAATGAAAATGCGGAACTAAATAATGTAGCAGATAGACACAAAGGAATCGCCTCGGATGTATTTGAACACCTTAAAAATGATGGTGATCAATATGATGTGATTATTCTTGACCCTCCGGCTTTCGCAAAAAATCACCGCTCGGTGCACAATGCTGTGCAAGGTTATAAAAGACTAAACCTGGCGGCCATGAAAAAAATTAAGGAAGGTGGAATCATTTTTACCTTCTCCTGCTCACAACATGTAGGAGCACAGCTTTTTGAAGACACTCTAAGAGCAGCAGCTATAGAGTCTGGCAGAAATATTAAAATAATGGACAGGCTTACGCAACCTGTTGATCATCCTATAAACATCTACCACCCTGAAGGTGAGTATCTGAAGGGATTCATCCTGCACATCTCATAG
- the purB gene encoding adenylosuccinate lyase has protein sequence MENQLLAISPIDGRYRRTTDNLKNYFSEFALIQYRIQVEIEYYIALCELPLPQLQGFDRAKFIELRDMYLDFTTKEAQEIKDTEKITNHDVKAVEYFIKKNLDELGLGKFREFVHFGLTSQDINNTAVPLSIKEYVENEYIPMLGELEVTLGELASQWEDIPMLARTHGQPASPTRLGKEIMVFVERIDQQLRQLRHIPFSAKFGGATGNFNAHNAAYPEIDWKAFGESFVNETLGLQQSWPTTQIEHYDNMAALFDCMKRINNIILDLDRDIWTYVSMDYFKQKIKEGEVGSSAMPHKVNPIDFENSEGNLGIANALFEHLSAKLPVSRLQRDLTDSTVLRNVGVPLGHTHIAISSTLRGLSKLLLNEEKLNQDLEDNWAVVAEGIQNILRREGFENPYEALKGLTRTNEKINKQSIGAFIDTLEVSDAVKTELRALTPQNYTGL, from the coding sequence ATGGAAAATCAATTGCTTGCCATTTCACCAATAGATGGCCGATACAGAAGAACCACGGACAACCTGAAAAATTACTTTTCAGAGTTTGCCCTTATTCAATATAGAATTCAGGTTGAGATAGAATACTACATCGCCCTTTGCGAGTTACCGCTGCCTCAACTTCAAGGTTTTGACCGTGCTAAGTTTATTGAGCTTAGAGATATGTATCTTGATTTTACAACCAAGGAGGCTCAAGAAATTAAGGACACCGAAAAAATTACCAACCACGATGTAAAAGCCGTGGAGTACTTTATTAAGAAAAACCTTGATGAGCTGGGACTTGGTAAATTTCGTGAGTTTGTACACTTCGGTCTTACTTCACAAGACATTAATAATACCGCTGTTCCTCTTAGTATAAAGGAGTATGTAGAAAATGAATACATCCCAATGCTTGGTGAGCTGGAGGTAACCCTTGGTGAGCTTGCTAGCCAATGGGAAGACATCCCAATGCTTGCCCGTACACACGGCCAGCCTGCCTCTCCTACCCGTTTAGGAAAAGAGATTATGGTATTTGTAGAGCGCATTGACCAGCAATTGCGTCAGCTTCGCCACATTCCGTTCTCGGCAAAGTTTGGTGGTGCTACCGGAAACTTCAATGCTCATAATGCAGCATACCCAGAAATTGACTGGAAAGCATTTGGCGAAAGCTTTGTAAACGAAACTTTAGGACTTCAGCAATCGTGGCCTACCACACAAATTGAGCATTATGATAATATGGCTGCTCTTTTTGATTGCATGAAGCGCATCAATAATATCATCCTTGATCTTGATCGTGATATCTGGACCTATGTTTCCATGGATTACTTCAAGCAAAAAATTAAGGAAGGCGAAGTTGGATCATCAGCTATGCCACACAAAGTAAACCCAATCGACTTTGAAAATAGCGAAGGTAACTTAGGGATTGCCAACGCACTTTTTGAGCACCTTTCGGCAAAACTTCCTGTAAGCCGCCTTCAGCGCGACCTTACTGACAGTACTGTTTTGAGAAATGTAGGCGTGCCACTAGGTCACACGCACATTGCGATTTCTTCTACCCTTCGTGGTTTGAGCAAGCTATTGCTTAATGAGGAAAAGCTAAATCAGGATTTGGAAGATAACTGGGCTGTAGTAGCTGAAGGTATTCAGAATATATTAAGAAGAGAAGGTTTTGAAAACCCTTACGAAGCTTTAAAGGGATTGACTCGTACTAATGAGAAAATCAATAAGCAAAGTATTGGCGCTTTTATAGACACTCTTGAAGTAAGTGATGCGGTGAAAACAGAATTGAGAGCACTTACTCCTCAAAACTATACAGGACTGTAA
- a CDS encoding type I restriction enzyme HsdR N-terminal domain-containing protein, which translates to MFKNLVPLNLPEAQLKLAKKADKLMVWDDIRKKYLHLNPEEWVRQHFVHLLISSHGFPKSSIALEGGFHLNQKLQRTDILIYKNSQPILLVECKAPQVPISQTTFDQAARYNLHYKTPYILITNGLTHFSAKVDYEIGEYTFLKDIPTFDEL; encoded by the coding sequence ATGTTCAAAAACCTAGTTCCCCTAAATCTTCCTGAGGCACAACTGAAGCTGGCCAAAAAAGCCGACAAGCTGATGGTGTGGGATGACATTAGAAAAAAATATCTACACCTTAATCCTGAGGAATGGGTACGCCAGCATTTTGTGCATCTACTTATAAGCAGTCATGGTTTCCCAAAAAGTAGCATTGCCCTTGAAGGTGGTTTTCACCTAAATCAAAAACTACAGCGCACGGACATATTGATTTATAAAAACTCGCAACCCATACTTTTGGTAGAGTGTAAAGCCCCCCAAGTGCCTATTTCGCAAACTACTTTTGACCAGGCCGCACGATACAACTTACACTACAAAACGCCTTATATACTTATCACCAATGGTCTCACTCATTTTTCGGCTAAGGTGGATTATGAAATTGGCGAGTACACATTTTTAAAAGACATACCCACGTTTGATGAATTATAA
- the holA gene encoding DNA polymerase III subunit delta, with amino-acid sequence MTYHDIVKEIKGGTFRPIYFLMGDEPYFIDSITHLIEKTALPEDQQSFNQTVLYGNDTNMQTIIGEAKRYPMMADRVVIIVKEAQHLIRTIDQLESYVQNVQPSTVLVFAYKYKTLDKRKKLYKLISNGNVLLESKKLYDNQIPDWIAQHLNQKGYKASMKACVLLAESLGTDLSRIDNELKKLELVVPKGGTIDEVAVEENIGISKDYNNFELIKALGEKNFTKAMTIQRHFASNPKDNPLVVTIGLLFGFFVKLMLVHQAKDKSPKGLASLLKVNPFFVKDYQTGALNYNLKKLSRIIGYLRECDKRSKGVGNATTPDGELLRELIFKIIYT; translated from the coding sequence ATGACTTACCATGACATTGTAAAGGAGATTAAAGGAGGCACTTTTCGTCCCATCTATTTTTTGATGGGAGACGAGCCTTACTTTATTGATAGCATTACGCACCTCATAGAAAAAACGGCATTGCCTGAAGATCAGCAGAGTTTTAACCAAACGGTGCTGTATGGTAATGATACCAATATGCAAACCATAATAGGGGAGGCTAAGCGCTATCCTATGATGGCGGACAGGGTGGTAATCATAGTGAAGGAGGCGCAGCATTTGATTAGAACTATTGATCAGCTGGAAAGCTATGTGCAGAATGTGCAGCCCAGTACGGTGCTGGTATTTGCCTATAAATATAAAACCCTTGATAAGCGCAAAAAACTTTACAAACTAATAAGCAACGGTAATGTATTGCTGGAGTCAAAGAAGTTGTATGATAATCAAATTCCGGATTGGATTGCGCAGCATTTAAACCAAAAGGGCTATAAAGCATCTATGAAAGCATGTGTGCTTTTGGCGGAAAGCTTGGGTACCGACTTGAGTAGAATTGACAATGAGCTGAAGAAGCTGGAACTGGTGGTGCCTAAAGGAGGAACCATCGATGAGGTGGCGGTAGAGGAAAATATTGGCATCAGTAAGGACTACAACAATTTTGAGTTGATAAAAGCACTAGGAGAAAAGAACTTTACAAAAGCAATGACTATACAGCGACATTTTGCGTCAAATCCAAAGGATAACCCCTTGGTGGTGACCATTGGCTTGCTGTTTGGTTTTTTTGTAAAGCTAATGCTGGTGCATCAAGCGAAGGATAAAAGTCCTAAAGGTTTAGCATCATTACTTAAGGTGAATCCTTTTTTTGTAAAAGATTACCAAACCGGAGCATTAAATTATAATTTGAAAAAACTGTCTCGCATAATTGGCTATTTACGTGAGTGTGACAAGCGATCCAAGGGCGTTGGAAACGCAACAACTCCGGATGGTGAATTGCTTCGTGAGTTGATTTTTAAAATCATATATACCTGA
- a CDS encoding succinylglutamate desuccinylase/aspartoacylase family protein, translated as MRTITIDGINVEPGQSCYVELNVARLPSGTQITMPVHVIRSNEPGPIILLSGGMHGDEVNGIEIVRRFLNKNIAGKLLKGSIVAMPIINVYGFINFSRDVPDGKDVNRSFPGKEDGSLASMVARVMTHNILPEIDFGIDFHTGGASRTNFPQIRYEFGDKLAEDVATAFSAPFTLNSPLIKGSFRETAKDLGKSVIVFEGGETLRIDPKTVDNGLQGIKRVLHHFEMLDKSPAAGKTRVFTESHWVRAEASGLFRHKKESGKKVKEGQTIGYISSPTNDYSVKVKSPYDGYIIGHNNFPLIHKGDALFHIGM; from the coding sequence ATGCGCACCATTACAATTGATGGAATAAATGTTGAGCCGGGGCAAAGCTGCTATGTGGAGCTAAACGTAGCACGCTTGCCTTCGGGTACTCAAATCACCATGCCTGTACATGTGATAAGGAGCAACGAACCTGGCCCTATTATTTTGCTAAGTGGCGGTATGCATGGTGATGAAGTCAATGGTATCGAAATCGTAAGGAGATTTCTCAATAAAAATATTGCAGGAAAACTCTTGAAAGGAAGCATAGTAGCCATGCCAATAATCAATGTGTATGGCTTCATCAACTTTTCTCGTGATGTGCCTGATGGCAAAGATGTAAACCGCAGTTTCCCTGGTAAAGAAGATGGTTCACTAGCGAGTATGGTAGCTCGAGTGATGACACACAACATTCTTCCTGAAATTGACTTTGGTATTGATTTTCATACGGGTGGAGCTAGCCGGACCAACTTCCCGCAAATACGTTATGAATTTGGCGATAAATTAGCCGAAGATGTAGCCACTGCTTTTTCAGCTCCTTTCACGTTAAACTCACCTCTTATCAAAGGTTCCTTTAGGGAAACCGCCAAAGATTTAGGGAAATCCGTAATCGTATTTGAAGGTGGCGAGACACTGCGCATTGACCCCAAAACTGTAGATAATGGTCTTCAGGGAATAAAGCGTGTGCTTCATCATTTTGAAATGCTTGACAAATCTCCTGCAGCGGGAAAAACTCGTGTGTTTACTGAGTCTCACTGGGTGCGTGCTGAAGCTTCTGGCCTATTTCGTCACAAAAAGGAGTCAGGCAAAAAGGTAAAAGAAGGGCAAACCATTGGCTATATCTCAAGCCCTACTAATGATTACTCGGTCAAAGTAAAAAGTCCTTATGACGGTTACATCATTGGCCACAATAACTTCCCACTGATTCACAAAGGTGATGCACTTTTCCATATTGGGATGTGA